One Nocardioidaceae bacterium SCSIO 66511 genomic window carries:
- a CDS encoding MarR family winged helix-turn-helix transcriptional regulator, whose amino-acid sequence MALDRVAGLPTWLLSRANARSQTILGDAFAEAGVRGYHYRLLAALAQYGALSQAELGRRTGIDRKDVAIAVAELDSDQLIARTPDPDDARRKVVSLTAAGSRCLRKLDGVLGRVQSDVLSPLTVGEQTTLTRLLTKLVNNADEAHN is encoded by the coding sequence ATGGCACTCGATCGCGTCGCAGGACTTCCGACCTGGCTGCTCAGCCGAGCCAACGCCCGCTCCCAAACGATCTTGGGAGACGCCTTTGCGGAGGCGGGCGTACGCGGCTATCACTACCGGCTACTGGCCGCACTCGCCCAGTACGGCGCCTTGAGCCAGGCCGAATTGGGTCGGCGTACCGGGATCGACCGTAAAGACGTCGCGATCGCAGTCGCCGAACTCGATTCCGACCAGCTCATCGCCCGTACGCCCGACCCCGACGACGCACGCCGCAAGGTCGTCTCACTCACTGCCGCCGGCTCGCGCTGCCTTCGCAAGCTCGATGGGGTACTCGGCCGCGTACAGTCCGACGTTCTTTCACCGCTCACTGTCGGCGAGCAGACCACTTTGACCCGCCTACTCACGAAGCTCGTGAACAACGCCGACGAGGCACACAACTGA
- a CDS encoding ATP-binding cassette domain-containing protein — MGAELLDLTVHIDTGRWSETVVDSVDVVVPDGQLTALLGGPGSGKSIVVAALSGLLPASATVSGQARVNGSAIETESKWQELRSATLGCVPQEAVTAFDPADTIGEQLRGLERTHGRWSVERACGAARYPAGKLDLYPHQVSAGEAKRAALAAALLTAPAVLLVDEPSAALDFELKYAVWETLREYADAGAAVLAVTNDVAILAATCVADQLVVMDNGRVFSTGSSVDALGWPDVR; from the coding sequence ATGGGCGCGGAACTGCTCGACCTCACGGTTCATATCGACACTGGCCGGTGGAGCGAGACGGTCGTTGACTCGGTGGATGTCGTCGTGCCAGACGGTCAGCTCACTGCACTCTTGGGCGGGCCGGGGTCCGGAAAATCCATCGTCGTTGCCGCGCTCAGCGGCCTGTTGCCGGCAAGCGCGACAGTTTCCGGTCAAGCTCGGGTCAACGGCTCGGCTATCGAAACCGAGTCCAAGTGGCAGGAATTACGCAGTGCCACCCTCGGCTGCGTTCCTCAGGAGGCAGTCACTGCGTTCGATCCGGCGGACACCATCGGCGAGCAGCTGCGGGGGCTCGAGCGGACGCACGGCCGATGGAGTGTCGAGCGTGCCTGTGGTGCGGCGCGGTACCCCGCGGGAAAACTGGACTTGTATCCACACCAGGTGTCGGCTGGTGAGGCCAAGCGCGCCGCACTAGCCGCGGCCTTGCTCACTGCTCCCGCCGTCCTGCTCGTCGACGAGCCTTCTGCCGCCCTCGACTTCGAGCTCAAGTACGCCGTCTGGGAAACCCTGCGCGAGTACGCCGATGCCGGCGCCGCAGTGCTCGCGGTGACGAACGACGTCGCCATCCTTGCCGCCACCTGCGTCGCCGACCAGCTCGTCGTGATGGACAACGGTCGAGTCTTTTCCACGGGCAGCTCGGTGGACGCCCTCGGGTGGCCCGACGTGCGGTAG
- the dnaB gene encoding replicative DNA helicase: MSEPPDDYDAGYGSQLDRTPPQDNNAEQSVLGAMLLSKDAIADCVETIRGIDFYRPAHEVIFDAVIDLYSRGEPADAVTISAELQRQGELGKVGGAPYLHTLVAGVPIAANASYYASIVREKAVLRRLIGAGTKVAQMGYAGQGDVDDIVDRAQAEIYQVTEQRTSEDYAPLSAIMDATIDEIDAIASRDGSMGGVPTGFVDLDDLTNGLHPGQMIVVAARPGAGKSTLGLDFCRAASIKNGMTSAIFSLEMSRIEITMRLLSAEARVSLHEMRTGKMNDVAWGKLARKMGEVSEAPLFIDDSPNMTMMEIRAKARRLKQRHDLKLIVIDYLQLMTSGKRVESRQIEVSEFSRQIKLLAKELEVPIVAISQLNRGPEQRTEKRPMLSDLRESGSIEQDADMVLLLHRPDMYEKEHERAGEADFIVAKHRAGPIRDVTVAFQGHYSCFVDMTQGF; this comes from the coding sequence TTGTCGGAGCCGCCCGACGATTACGACGCCGGCTACGGGTCACAGCTGGACCGCACACCGCCGCAAGACAACAACGCCGAGCAGAGCGTGCTCGGCGCGATGCTGCTGAGCAAGGATGCGATCGCCGACTGCGTCGAGACGATCCGCGGCATCGACTTCTATCGGCCCGCGCATGAGGTCATCTTCGACGCGGTCATCGACCTCTACAGTCGCGGCGAGCCCGCCGACGCGGTCACCATTTCTGCCGAGCTGCAGCGCCAGGGCGAGCTGGGCAAGGTCGGCGGCGCGCCGTACCTGCACACCCTGGTCGCCGGCGTGCCGATCGCAGCGAACGCCAGCTACTACGCGAGCATCGTGCGCGAGAAGGCGGTGTTGCGCCGCCTGATCGGTGCGGGCACCAAGGTCGCGCAGATGGGGTACGCCGGCCAGGGCGATGTCGACGACATCGTCGACCGTGCGCAGGCCGAGATCTACCAGGTCACCGAGCAGCGTACGAGCGAGGATTACGCACCGCTTTCGGCGATCATGGATGCCACGATCGATGAGATCGATGCGATCGCCAGCCGCGACGGTTCGATGGGCGGCGTACCCACCGGTTTCGTCGATCTCGACGATCTGACGAACGGTCTGCACCCCGGCCAGATGATCGTCGTCGCCGCTCGCCCCGGTGCGGGTAAGTCGACGCTCGGTCTCGACTTCTGCCGTGCGGCATCGATCAAGAACGGCATGACAAGCGCCATCTTCAGCCTGGAGATGAGCCGCATCGAGATCACCATGCGACTGCTCTCGGCCGAGGCACGAGTGTCGCTGCATGAGATGCGCACCGGCAAGATGAATGACGTCGCCTGGGGCAAGCTGGCCCGCAAGATGGGCGAGGTGTCCGAGGCGCCGCTGTTCATCGACGACTCGCCGAATATGACGATGATGGAGATCCGGGCGAAGGCGCGGCGGCTCAAGCAGCGCCACGATCTCAAGCTGATCGTGATCGACTATCTGCAGCTGATGACCTCGGGCAAGCGCGTCGAGTCGCGTCAGATCGAGGTCTCCGAGTTCTCCCGGCAGATCAAGCTCCTCGCCAAGGAGCTCGAGGTGCCGATCGTCGCGATCAGCCAGCTCAACCGTGGCCCGGAGCAGCGTACGGAGAAACGCCCGATGCTCTCCGACCTACGCGAGTCCGGCTCGATCGAGCAGGACGCCGATATGGTCCTCCTGCTCCACCGCCCCGATATGTACGAGAAGGAGCACGAGCGCGCCGGCGAGGCCGACTTCATCGTCGCCAAGCACCGCGCCGGCCCCATCCGGGACGTCACCGTCGCGTTCCAGGGCCACTACTCCTGCTTCGTCGACATGACCCAGGGCTTCTGA
- a CDS encoding MarR family transcriptional regulator, with amino-acid sequence MAGESTNATARTAEEHQRFLEVVEHLAMVMAESGIPRMAARIFAYVLADDAERYTAGELSSGLGVSPAAVSGAVRYLVQAGLLAKQRVPGDRRDHYRVFDDDVFGGMLAQRNPILGRWADAFRAAVDTLGPQRPGAHRLADGALFFEFMQADQEAFLERWRAYRDTHRGK; translated from the coding sequence GTGGCCGGCGAATCAACGAACGCGACCGCGCGTACCGCAGAGGAGCACCAACGATTCCTGGAAGTCGTCGAGCATCTCGCGATGGTGATGGCCGAGTCCGGTATCCCGCGGATGGCGGCGCGGATCTTCGCGTACGTGCTCGCCGACGACGCCGAGAGGTATACGGCCGGTGAGCTCTCGTCCGGACTAGGCGTGAGCCCGGCGGCGGTCTCCGGTGCCGTGCGCTACCTGGTCCAGGCCGGCCTGCTCGCGAAGCAACGGGTGCCGGGCGACCGGCGCGATCACTACCGCGTGTTCGACGACGACGTGTTCGGTGGCATGCTGGCACAGCGAAATCCGATCTTGGGACGGTGGGCAGACGCATTCAGGGCGGCGGTCGATACGCTGGGCCCGCAGCGTCCTGGCGCGCATCGGCTGGCCGATGGAGCGCTCTTCTTCGAGTTCATGCAGGCCGACCAGGAAGCGTTCCTCGAACGCTGGCGGGCGTACCGCGACACGCACCGCGGTAAGTGA
- a CDS encoding ABC transporter ATP-binding protein, whose protein sequence is MTLAIDIAGLVKTFGATRALDELDLQVETGEVHGFLGPNGAGKSTTIRVLLGLLRANAGQVRLLDADPWHDAAELHRQLAYVPGDVNLWPNLSGGEVIDLLGRLRGGLDEKRRADLLDRFELDPKKKGRTYSKGNRQKVALVAALSSDVELLILDEPTSGLDPLMESVFQECIDEVKNDGRTVLLSSHILAEVEALCDRVSIIRAGRTVETGTLADMRHLTRTSIAAETARAPHGIADLRGVHDAVVEGNRAHFEVETAELDAAIKHLGEFEIRSLTSQPPTLEELFLRHYGDEVESEPEAVK, encoded by the coding sequence ATGACACTCGCAATCGACATCGCCGGACTGGTCAAGACCTTCGGCGCAACGCGGGCCCTCGATGAGCTCGACCTACAGGTCGAGACCGGCGAGGTGCACGGCTTCCTCGGCCCGAATGGTGCGGGCAAGTCGACGACGATCCGCGTACTCCTCGGCCTCCTGCGCGCGAACGCCGGGCAGGTCAGGCTGCTCGACGCGGACCCCTGGCACGATGCGGCCGAGCTACACCGGCAACTCGCGTACGTGCCCGGTGACGTGAACCTCTGGCCCAACCTGTCCGGCGGAGAAGTGATCGACCTACTGGGCCGACTCCGCGGAGGTCTCGACGAAAAGCGTCGCGCCGACCTCCTCGACCGCTTCGAGCTCGACCCGAAGAAGAAGGGGCGTACGTACTCGAAGGGCAACCGACAGAAGGTCGCCCTCGTCGCGGCGCTGTCCTCAGACGTCGAGCTGCTGATCCTGGACGAACCCACCTCCGGGCTCGACCCCCTGATGGAGTCGGTGTTCCAGGAATGCATCGACGAGGTCAAGAACGACGGCCGCACCGTGCTGCTGTCCAGCCACATCCTCGCCGAGGTCGAGGCGCTGTGCGATCGCGTCAGTATCATCCGCGCCGGTCGTACGGTCGAAACCGGCACCCTCGCCGACATGCGTCATCTGACACGTACGTCGATCGCCGCGGAGACTGCCCGTGCGCCGCATGGCATCGCAGACCTACGGGGTGTCCATGACGCAGTAGTGGAAGGCAATCGGGCGCATTTCGAGGTCGAGACCGCAGAGCTCGACGCCGCGATCAAACACCTCGGCGAGTTCGAGATCCGCTCCCTGACCAGTCAGCCGCCGACGCTCGAGGAGCTGTTCCTTCGCCACTACGGCGATGAGGTCGAGTCCGAGCCCGAGGCCGTCAAATGA
- a CDS encoding ABC transporter permease — translation MSTLTDSSPRTKTAHNNFAGLGTFLRFYLRRDRISYVVWVIGLYILYVSQAASTDGLYKTQAEFDKAADTMGGNPAFVAMLGPPHALDTLGGNLAWQISATGAIAVGLMSMFLVGRHTRAEEESGRDELVRSGVVGRHTPFAATTIAVSAVNLVVGIVISLGLVAYGLPTAGSWALGLGTALTGIVFTAVSLLAAQLTESTRAMYGIVGAVIAVSYVVRGVGDVGDGTLSWLSPIGWMQAVRPYADERWWPMLLSLGAAIVLIVIALRLMARRDVGSGILPPRPGPARAGAGLRSALGLAWRLQRGPLIGWAIGVFLIGIAYGSIGTDVKDIMGGGTAAEAVAQAGGDLTDSFYATTALMMAIFASAYAIQGGLRARSEELAGRAEPLLATNLDRTRWLWGHTVIVLAGSLVIVGLGGFGTGLMYGVMSDDMSQLPRLFGASLCHVPATWVLAGVTVALTGLVPRFAMAAWAALGFCFIVLMFGEILNLPSWLTDISPFQHSPMVPVADFDIVPLAILTAVAAVLLAAGTYGLRRRDLETT, via the coding sequence ATGAGCACGCTCACCGACTCGTCTCCGCGTACGAAGACCGCGCACAACAACTTCGCCGGCCTGGGGACCTTCCTCCGGTTCTACCTCCGCCGCGACCGCATCTCGTACGTCGTCTGGGTCATCGGGCTCTACATCCTGTACGTCTCGCAGGCGGCGAGCACCGACGGCTTGTACAAGACGCAGGCGGAGTTCGACAAAGCCGCGGACACCATGGGTGGCAACCCGGCGTTCGTCGCGATGCTCGGACCACCACATGCGCTAGACACCCTCGGCGGCAACCTCGCGTGGCAGATCAGCGCAACCGGCGCGATCGCGGTCGGGCTGATGAGCATGTTCCTCGTCGGGCGGCACACCCGCGCCGAAGAGGAGAGCGGCCGAGACGAGCTCGTACGCTCCGGCGTCGTCGGGCGACACACACCGTTCGCCGCCACCACGATCGCCGTATCGGCGGTCAACCTCGTCGTCGGCATCGTCATCTCGTTGGGCCTCGTGGCCTACGGTCTGCCGACGGCAGGTTCGTGGGCGCTCGGGCTGGGCACGGCCCTCACCGGCATCGTCTTCACGGCCGTTTCGCTGCTGGCGGCTCAGCTCACGGAGAGCACGCGGGCGATGTACGGAATCGTCGGCGCGGTCATCGCCGTCTCGTACGTCGTGCGGGGCGTTGGTGACGTCGGTGACGGAACCCTCTCCTGGCTGTCCCCCATCGGTTGGATGCAGGCCGTCCGGCCGTACGCCGACGAGCGCTGGTGGCCAATGCTCCTGTCGCTCGGTGCAGCGATCGTACTCATCGTGATCGCACTGCGCCTCATGGCGCGTCGCGACGTCGGGTCCGGCATCCTGCCGCCGCGACCTGGGCCGGCGCGAGCCGGTGCGGGGCTCCGCAGCGCACTCGGCCTGGCCTGGCGGCTGCAGCGAGGGCCACTGATCGGCTGGGCGATCGGCGTCTTCCTCATCGGCATCGCATACGGCTCGATCGGCACTGACGTCAAAGACATCATGGGTGGCGGCACCGCCGCCGAAGCCGTCGCCCAGGCGGGCGGCGATCTCACCGACTCGTTCTACGCGACGACCGCCTTGATGATGGCGATCTTCGCATCGGCGTACGCGATCCAGGGCGGACTGCGGGCGCGCAGCGAAGAGCTCGCCGGACGTGCAGAGCCCTTGCTGGCAACGAACCTCGACCGTACGCGCTGGCTTTGGGGTCACACCGTGATCGTGCTCGCCGGCTCGCTCGTCATCGTCGGTCTCGGTGGCTTCGGCACCGGGCTGATGTACGGCGTGATGTCCGACGACATGTCACAGTTGCCTCGTCTGTTCGGCGCGTCGCTCTGCCACGTACCTGCGACGTGGGTGCTCGCCGGCGTCACCGTCGCGCTCACCGGGCTCGTGCCTCGGTTCGCGATGGCGGCATGGGCAGCTCTCGGCTTCTGCTTCATCGTGCTGATGTTCGGCGAGATCCTGAACCTTCCGAGCTGGCTCACCGACATATCGCCCTTCCAGCACAGCCCGATGGTGCCGGTCGCCGACTTCGACATCGTCCCGCTGGCCATACTCACGGCGGTCGCTGCGGTTCTGCTGGCGGCCGGCACGTACGGGCTGCGTAGGCGCGACCTCGAGACCACCTGA
- a CDS encoding antibiotic biosynthesis monooxygenase codes for MSEEPAGVAATPTPPYTAVIFTSTRTDGDNGYAAMSARMNELAAQQPGYLGVEAAREDVGITVSYWRDEDSARNWKAVAAHLVAQRRGREVWYRDYRVRVATVHRDYGPADSEFA; via the coding sequence ATGTCCGAGGAGCCCGCTGGTGTCGCCGCCACGCCCACGCCTCCGTACACGGCGGTGATCTTCACCTCGACGCGTACCGACGGCGACAACGGCTACGCGGCAATGTCCGCGCGCATGAACGAACTCGCCGCGCAGCAACCGGGATACCTAGGAGTAGAAGCCGCGCGTGAGGACGTAGGCATCACCGTCTCGTACTGGCGGGATGAGGATTCCGCGCGCAATTGGAAAGCCGTCGCCGCGCACTTGGTGGCACAGCGGCGCGGCCGGGAAGTCTGGTACCGCGACTACCGGGTACGTGTCGCCACCGTCCACCGTGACTACGGCCCGGCAGATTCGGAGTTCGCCTGA
- a CDS encoding MATE family efflux transporter: MPVPRALRLRFNADDRQIFRLAVPAFAALVSEPLFLLADTAIVGHLGTTPLAGLAIAATVLQTLIGLCIFLAYGTTASVGRRIGAGDQRGAMEVGIAGGWLALLVGAAMTILCLAGANSIVGWFDASPGVHDQAVIYLRVSALGIPAMLLVLATTGVLRGMQDLRTPLVVAVAANIANVALNVALVYGADMGIAGAALGTTIAQWCAAAYLTATIVRASRRERASVRPHRRGIAQAARAGVALIVRTLTLRAAFLIATAVATTMGDASLAAHQIALTIVSTLAFALDALAIAGQALTGRALGAGDITTTKRLTRRMMGWGWWGGVVAAAGLLALHTVLPPLFSSDDAVRDALVPALVVVALIQPISGIVFVLDGVLIGAGDGTYLAWAGIFVLIAYAPLAAAVLLTDSGLALLWWAYGGFILARMVTLVLRERSDTWLVTGANA, encoded by the coding sequence GTGCCAGTACCCCGCGCGCTCCGGTTGCGGTTCAACGCCGACGATCGGCAGATCTTCCGGCTTGCCGTACCCGCATTCGCGGCACTCGTCTCCGAGCCGTTGTTCCTACTCGCCGACACAGCGATCGTCGGTCACCTGGGCACGACTCCACTGGCCGGTCTTGCAATCGCGGCAACCGTCCTGCAGACGTTGATCGGGCTGTGCATCTTCCTTGCGTACGGCACGACGGCATCCGTCGGACGCCGCATCGGCGCAGGCGATCAACGCGGTGCGATGGAAGTCGGGATCGCTGGCGGCTGGCTCGCTCTACTCGTCGGCGCCGCCATGACGATCCTTTGCCTTGCCGGCGCCAACAGCATCGTCGGCTGGTTCGACGCATCTCCCGGCGTACACGACCAGGCCGTCATCTACCTGCGCGTCTCGGCACTCGGCATACCGGCGATGCTCCTCGTCCTGGCGACGACAGGCGTTCTCCGCGGGATGCAGGACCTTCGTACGCCCCTTGTCGTTGCCGTGGCCGCGAACATCGCCAACGTCGCGCTCAACGTCGCGCTCGTGTACGGCGCGGACATGGGGATCGCCGGCGCGGCTCTCGGCACGACCATCGCGCAGTGGTGTGCCGCCGCATATCTGACGGCGACGATCGTCCGCGCCAGCCGCAGGGAGCGGGCGTCCGTGCGGCCACACCGTCGAGGGATCGCACAGGCCGCACGGGCAGGTGTGGCACTGATCGTACGTACGCTCACGCTGCGGGCTGCGTTCCTGATCGCAACCGCAGTCGCAACAACAATGGGCGATGCGTCGCTTGCCGCGCATCAGATCGCGCTCACCATCGTCTCGACGCTGGCGTTTGCCCTTGATGCGCTGGCGATTGCCGGCCAAGCGCTCACCGGGCGCGCACTGGGAGCCGGCGACATCACGACCACCAAGCGGCTCACCCGGCGGATGATGGGCTGGGGCTGGTGGGGCGGCGTCGTGGCGGCCGCCGGCCTGCTCGCACTGCACACCGTGTTGCCGCCGCTGTTCAGCTCCGACGATGCCGTACGCGATGCGCTCGTACCTGCGCTGGTCGTGGTGGCGTTGATTCAACCGATTTCGGGCATCGTGTTCGTACTCGACGGCGTGCTCATCGGCGCCGGCGACGGCACGTACCTCGCCTGGGCCGGCATCTTCGTGCTCATCGCGTACGCACCGCTCGCGGCAGCAGTATTGCTCACCGACAGCGGACTCGCCTTGCTGTGGTGGGCGTACGGCGGATTCATTCTTGCGCGAATGGTGACACTCGTACTCCGCGAGCGGTCCGACACCTGGCTGGTCACCGGCGCAAACGCCTGA
- a CDS encoding gamma-glutamyl-gamma-aminobutyrate hydrolase family protein (Members of this family of hydrolases with an active site Cys residue belong to MEROPS family C26.), whose amino-acid sequence MSQPVIGLSAYREDAAYGVWSQRTDLLCAEYATAVERSGGSSMLLPVQDPAHAAAVVARVDALVVAGGADLDPATYGQDAHPRTAHVRPDRDAWEIALLDAAELRGIPVLGICRGMQVMAARAGGSLDQHVPDELGTELHSPGGDVYGEVEVLTHPCTTVREVLGERTTVRCHHHQSVRDHPGYQVSARADDGMLEAMEKPGSRFEVAVQWHPEAGADLRLFEALVQHADKR is encoded by the coding sequence GTGAGCCAACCGGTCATCGGTTTGTCGGCATATCGCGAGGACGCCGCGTACGGAGTGTGGAGTCAGCGCACCGATCTGCTCTGTGCCGAGTACGCAACTGCCGTCGAGCGTTCGGGCGGATCGTCGATGCTGTTGCCGGTTCAGGACCCTGCGCATGCCGCGGCGGTCGTGGCACGCGTCGATGCGCTCGTCGTCGCGGGGGGCGCCGATCTCGACCCCGCAACGTACGGGCAGGACGCGCATCCAAGGACGGCACACGTACGCCCCGACCGGGACGCCTGGGAGATCGCTTTGCTCGATGCAGCGGAGCTACGCGGCATCCCGGTGCTCGGCATCTGCCGGGGCATGCAGGTGATGGCAGCCCGTGCTGGTGGTTCTCTTGACCAGCATGTGCCCGACGAGCTCGGCACCGAACTGCACTCTCCGGGGGGCGATGTATACGGCGAGGTCGAGGTGTTGACGCATCCGTGCACGACGGTTCGTGAGGTGCTGGGGGAGCGTACGACCGTGCGCTGCCACCACCATCAGTCTGTCCGCGATCACCCGGGCTACCAGGTATCGGCGCGTGCGGACGACGGGATGCTCGAGGCGATGGAGAAGCCAGGGTCCCGTTTCGAAGTCGCGGTGCAATGGCATCCGGAGGCGGGCGCGGATCTGCGGCTCTTCGAGGCGCTGGTGCAGCACGCCGACAAACGCTGA
- a CDS encoding 3-oxoacyl-ACP reductase: MAGRLHGRTAVITGGCSGIGLATVERFVEEDARVVVGDIDDDRGAEVADKLGITYAHVDVTDKAEVDALFKTAYDTYGSVDIAFNNAGISPPEDASILDTDLDAWRRVQDVNLTSVYLCCQAALPYMLEQRRGSIINTASFVATMGAATSQISYSASKGGVLTMSRELGVQFAREGVRVNALCPGPVNTPLLQELYASDEEAAQRRLVHIPMGRFGEPGEMANAVLFLASDESSFMTATTFLVDGGIAAAYVTPA; the protein is encoded by the coding sequence ATGGCAGGCAGGCTTCACGGGCGGACCGCCGTCATCACCGGCGGGTGCTCGGGCATCGGCCTCGCAACCGTCGAGCGCTTCGTCGAGGAGGATGCACGCGTCGTCGTGGGTGACATCGACGACGACCGTGGTGCGGAGGTCGCCGACAAGCTCGGCATCACCTACGCGCACGTCGACGTGACGGACAAGGCCGAGGTCGACGCATTGTTCAAGACGGCCTACGACACGTACGGGTCGGTCGATATCGCGTTCAACAACGCGGGCATCTCGCCGCCGGAGGATGCGTCGATTCTCGACACCGATCTCGATGCGTGGCGCCGGGTGCAGGACGTGAACCTGACGAGCGTCTACCTGTGCTGCCAGGCCGCGTTGCCGTACATGCTGGAGCAGCGGCGTGGATCGATCATCAATACCGCGTCGTTCGTCGCGACGATGGGCGCGGCAACGTCTCAGATCTCGTACTCCGCCTCGAAGGGCGGAGTGCTGACGATGTCGCGCGAGCTCGGTGTCCAGTTCGCTCGCGAGGGCGTACGCGTGAACGCCTTGTGCCCTGGGCCGGTCAACACGCCGTTGCTCCAGGAGCTCTACGCGAGCGATGAGGAGGCGGCCCAGCGACGCCTCGTGCACATTCCGATGGGGCGGTTCGGTGAGCCCGGCGAGATGGCCAATGCCGTGCTGTTCTTGGCATCTGATGAATCGAGCTTCATGACGGCGACGACGTTCCTGGTCGACGGCGGGATCGCCGCCGCGTACGTGACGCCCGCCTGA
- a CDS encoding aldehyde dehydrogenase family protein, with translation MSTYTVVNPATAEPVTNVELMSLEQTDVAIDQANKAFPAWRDLAPGTRATLLRRFAAAIDDHIEELADLEVRNAGHTWGNATWEAGNVRDVLNYYSGAPERLNGKQIPVDGGVNITFHEPLGVVGIIVPWNFPMPILGWGMGPALAAGNTVVIKPAELTPLTAIRIGELALEAGLPEGVLTILPGKGSVVGQRFVTHPDVRKVCFTGSTEVGKQVMAGCAEQVKRCTLELGGKSANIVFADADLAKAAASAPYAVFDNAGQDCCARSRILVERSAYDEFLSLLEPAVKGVRVLDPSDRSSEMGPLISEHQRASVRAYIDEVEVAYTGSMPAGDGFWVAPTVVLADSTQQRIWREEVFGPVVAVLPFDDEADAVAKANDTEYGLSGSIYTSDLGRGLRVSRGVQSGNLSVNSHSAVRYWTPFGGYKQSGLGRELGPEAPYAFTEEKNVFLSTAP, from the coding sequence TTGAGTACGTACACCGTCGTCAACCCGGCAACCGCTGAGCCGGTGACGAACGTCGAGCTCATGAGCCTCGAGCAGACCGATGTCGCGATCGACCAAGCCAACAAGGCGTTTCCGGCATGGCGCGATCTCGCTCCAGGCACTCGAGCGACGCTGTTACGCCGGTTCGCTGCGGCAATCGACGATCACATCGAGGAGCTTGCGGACCTCGAGGTACGCAACGCTGGACACACCTGGGGCAACGCAACCTGGGAGGCCGGCAACGTACGCGACGTTCTGAACTACTACTCAGGTGCGCCAGAGCGGCTCAACGGGAAGCAGATACCGGTCGATGGCGGCGTGAACATCACGTTCCACGAGCCACTCGGCGTCGTGGGCATCATCGTTCCGTGGAACTTCCCGATGCCCATCCTGGGCTGGGGTATGGGCCCTGCGCTCGCTGCCGGCAACACCGTCGTCATCAAACCCGCCGAGCTCACTCCGTTGACGGCCATCCGCATCGGCGAGCTTGCGCTCGAGGCGGGTCTTCCCGAAGGCGTGCTGACCATCTTGCCTGGCAAGGGATCCGTTGTAGGGCAGCGATTCGTGACCCACCCAGACGTACGTAAGGTCTGCTTCACGGGCTCTACCGAAGTCGGCAAGCAGGTCATGGCGGGATGTGCCGAGCAGGTGAAACGGTGCACCCTCGAACTCGGCGGAAAGTCCGCGAACATCGTGTTCGCGGACGCCGACCTGGCCAAGGCTGCCGCCAGCGCGCCGTACGCGGTCTTCGACAACGCCGGGCAGGACTGCTGCGCTCGCTCGCGCATTCTGGTTGAGCGTTCTGCGTACGACGAGTTCCTGTCGCTGCTGGAGCCTGCGGTCAAAGGCGTGCGCGTACTCGATCCGAGTGACCGGTCGAGCGAGATGGGACCGCTCATCTCAGAGCACCAGCGTGCATCGGTACGCGCGTACATCGACGAGGTCGAAGTCGCGTACACCGGCTCGATGCCGGCGGGCGACGGGTTCTGGGTGGCGCCGACGGTCGTGCTGGCCGACTCGACGCAGCAACGGATTTGGCGTGAGGAGGTGTTCGGACCGGTTGTGGCGGTGCTTCCCTTTGACGACGAGGCCGATGCTGTCGCAAAAGCCAACGACACCGAGTACGGGCTCTCCGGATCCATCTACACCTCGGACCTCGGTCGAGGGTTGCGTGTATCGCGGGGCGTACAGTCCGGCAACCTCAGCGTGAACTCGCACTCGGCCGTGCGCTACTGGACACCGTTCGGCGGCTACAAGCAGTCGGGACTCGGCCGCGAGCTCGGCCCGGAAGCCCCGTACGCATTCACCGAGGAGAAGAACGTCTTCTTGAGTACCGCCCCCTGA